The Metamycoplasma phocicerebrale genome includes a region encoding these proteins:
- the dnaG gene encoding DNA primase — protein MIKENVWEYVISNADIVNIIGEYVALEKQGKNYKACCPFHGEKTPSFVVNKEKGIFRCFGCGKGGNVIKFIEYRENLSSIEALKFLAKKLNLDISSFGKYLNKSNVSSEHTKLFELNSAALDFFKYQITFEKTKELEAFLIKRDLTKDIIKEFEIGYAASEKIIYNKLKELNFDTFSIFNSSLISSYENKNFFNDRLIFPIHDKFGNVVAFSGRDITNNSDPKYLNSAETLVFKKNEVMFNYFHAKEEISKTNEVYLVEGQFDCIALYKCQIKNAVAIMGTSLSPIHLKELSNKTINLFFDNDKAGINATLKNLKMILYYANKYNLNVNIIKNNLNKDPDELYKLDNGKTLLNTINNKMDIVEYLYNKFKNVHNSKASEAIKFENYKILFEYIYYVNKQLTLTLQKKLNDNNILNENIFNSYLADFSKPNFPSDKSFASKVKEQRKNEINENSHLEEQNNFFIDNNQIIIDNISSKNLTSYQQENTKNSYSNKNKINILKKQLSPHWILLNDILLATLSQPEFAKQFQNEQFHSLTFDDNIQPTRELISYVVKKNKEGKKVGINNILDSLKEDINKEKEPLLKKKFEQYFEEAQLIKEMTIRNDSILELKKYNQKIKELVDQKNNHSPKELITKKGKE, from the coding sequence ATGATTAAAGAAAATGTTTGAGAATATGTTATATCTAATGCTGATATAGTAAATATAATAGGGGAATATGTAGCTTTAGAAAAACAAGGTAAAAACTATAAGGCATGCTGCCCATTTCATGGAGAAAAAACTCCATCTTTTGTTGTTAATAAGGAAAAAGGGATATTTAGATGTTTTGGATGTGGCAAAGGCGGGAATGTAATTAAATTTATTGAATATAGAGAAAATTTAAGTTCTATTGAAGCTCTAAAATTTTTGGCTAAAAAACTTAATCTAGATATCAGCTCTTTTGGAAAATATTTGAATAAATCTAACGTTTCAAGTGAACATACAAAACTTTTTGAATTAAATAGTGCTGCTTTAGATTTTTTTAAATATCAAATAACATTTGAAAAAACTAAAGAATTAGAAGCTTTTTTAATTAAACGTGATTTAACTAAAGATATAATAAAAGAATTTGAAATAGGTTACGCAGCAAGTGAAAAAATAATTTATAATAAATTAAAAGAATTAAATTTTGATACTTTTAGTATATTTAATTCTTCTTTAATTTCTTCTTATGAAAATAAAAATTTTTTTAACGATAGATTAATTTTTCCAATACATGATAAATTTGGAAACGTTGTTGCTTTTTCAGGTAGAGATATAACAAACAATTCAGATCCCAAATATTTAAATAGTGCAGAAACTTTAGTATTTAAAAAAAATGAAGTAATGTTTAATTATTTTCATGCTAAAGAAGAAATATCGAAAACTAATGAAGTATATTTGGTTGAAGGTCAATTTGATTGCATAGCATTGTATAAATGTCAAATTAAAAATGCAGTTGCAATAATGGGAACTTCATTATCTCCAATTCATTTAAAAGAACTATCTAATAAAACAATTAATTTGTTTTTTGATAATGATAAGGCAGGCATAAATGCTACTTTAAAAAATTTAAAAATGATATTATATTATGCCAATAAATATAACTTAAATGTTAATATTATAAAAAACAATTTAAATAAAGATCCAGATGAATTATATAAATTGGATAATGGTAAAACTTTGTTAAATACAATTAATAACAAAATGGATATTGTGGAATATTTATATAATAAATTTAAAAATGTTCACAATTCAAAAGCATCGGAAGCTATAAAATTTGAAAACTATAAAATTTTATTTGAATATATATATTATGTTAATAAACAATTAACTTTAACTTTACAAAAAAAATTAAATGATAATAATATTCTAAATGAAAATATATTTAATTCGTATTTAGCTGATTTTTCAAAACCTAATTTTCCTTCTGATAAATCATTTGCTTCGAAAGTAAAAGAACAAAGAAAAAATGAAATAAATGAGAATTCTCATCTTGAGGAACAAAATAATTTTTTTATAGATAATAATCAAATAATAATCGATAATATATCAAGCAAAAATTTGACTAGTTATCAACAGGAAAATACAAAAAACAGTTATTCTAATAAAAATAAAATCAACATTCTTAAGAAACAATTAAGTCCTCATTGAATTTTATTAAATGATATACTTTTAGCCACTTTATCACAACCTGAATTTGCCAAACAGTTTCAAAACGAGCAATTTCATTCGTTAACATTTGATGATAATATTCAACCAACTCGAGAATTAATATCTTATGTGGTCAAAAAGAATAAAGAAGGCAAAAAAGTTGGTATTAATAATATATTAGATAGTTTGAAAGAGGACATCAATAAAGAAAAAGAGCCTTTATTAAAAAAGAAGTTTGAACAATATTTTGAAGAAGCTCAATTAATTAAGGAAATGACTATTAGAAATGATAGTATATTGGAATTAAAAAAATATAATCAGAAAATAAAAGAGTTAGTAGATCAAAAAAACAATCACAGCCCTAAAGAATTGATCACAAAAAAAGGAAAGGAATAA
- a CDS encoding RNA polymerase sigma factor, producing MEEKDLMNSIELTVQIIEKEIKKLQKKDPSKKVLSQEEVFDIIDKKKLYIDEEEADLFLAKLFEKNLIKNEVDEGDNDEVIDLLEEAELDEKDLKDIDNEEIDNEEIDVDSEYDDSTMINNDHTPETSKEEEIYDEDQDYISNNLKLSSPNDEYDEYDDYDLDDYDDYDDMPWKPNKKTSDDFEASKLLKNYDNQEIKINSINKSPENNNLSNRLTETNDIVKWYMRWIGKYGKLLTAKEERDLAEKMENAKEAGNEYKFKKARDLLVNRNLRLVINNAKKYKNRGLSFIDLISEGNLGIMKAVSKYDYKTGYKFSTYATWWIRQTITRAVADQARTVRVPVHMVETINKILKIERELQQEQGYPPTDEQIAKAYGPDFTPEKVRYIRKINIDPISLDKNIGKEENSSFSDFVRDESIISPTNFASQEELSVILNDMINSLPDESDRILIRKRYGVADPEGEQYRPHSLDELSKELGITKEKVRQIEAKVLRKLKHPQKRKKLKEFFMNESYDLD from the coding sequence ATGGAAGAAAAAGATTTAATGAATTCGATTGAATTAACTGTCCAAATAATAGAAAAAGAAATAAAAAAACTTCAAAAAAAAGATCCTTCAAAAAAAGTTTTATCTCAAGAAGAAGTTTTTGATATTATCGATAAGAAAAAACTTTATATTGATGAAGAAGAAGCTGATTTATTTTTGGCTAAACTATTTGAAAAAAATCTTATTAAAAATGAAGTTGATGAAGGTGATAACGATGAAGTTATTGATTTACTAGAAGAAGCAGAACTAGATGAAAAAGATTTAAAAGATATTGATAATGAAGAAATAGATAATGAAGAAATAGATGTTGATTCTGAATATGATGATAGTACTATGATAAATAATGATCATACTCCTGAAACTTCAAAAGAAGAAGAAATTTATGACGAGGACCAAGATTATATTTCTAATAATTTAAAATTATCTTCTCCGAATGATGAATATGACGAATACGATGATTATGATCTAGATGACTATGATGACTATGATGATATGCCTTGAAAACCCAACAAAAAAACTTCTGATGATTTTGAGGCTTCAAAACTTCTTAAAAATTATGACAATCAAGAAATTAAAATTAATAGCATAAATAAAAGCCCCGAAAATAATAATTTATCAAACCGTTTAACCGAAACAAATGATATTGTAAAATGATATATGAGATGAATTGGCAAATATGGTAAATTGCTAACGGCTAAAGAAGAAAGAGATTTAGCTGAAAAAATGGAAAACGCAAAAGAAGCAGGCAATGAATATAAATTTAAAAAAGCTAGGGATTTATTAGTAAACCGAAATTTAAGATTAGTTATTAACAATGCTAAAAAATATAAGAATAGAGGGCTCAGTTTTATAGATTTAATTTCAGAAGGAAATTTGGGTATTATGAAAGCAGTATCTAAATATGATTATAAGACTGGTTACAAATTTTCGACTTATGCTACATGATGAATTAGACAAACTATAACTCGTGCAGTAGCAGATCAAGCTAGAACAGTAAGAGTTCCTGTGCATATGGTTGAAACAATTAATAAAATTTTAAAAATTGAAAGAGAATTGCAACAAGAACAAGGTTATCCTCCTACTGATGAACAAATTGCTAAAGCTTATGGACCTGATTTTACACCCGAAAAAGTTAGATATATAAGAAAAATTAATATTGATCCAATTTCGTTGGATAAAAATATTGGCAAAGAAGAAAATTCAAGTTTTTCTGATTTTGTCAGAGATGAAAGTATAATTAGCCCAACCAATTTTGCAAGTCAAGAAGAATTGAGCGTTATATTAAATGACATGATTAATTCATTACCAGATGAATCAGATCGTATTTTAATTAGAAAAAGATATGGTGTAGCAGACCCTGAAGGCGAACAATATAGACCTCACTCATTGGATGAATTATCTAAAGAATTAGGTATTACTAAAGAAAAAGTTCGTCAAATAGAAGCTAAAGTTTTGCGTAAATTAAAACACCCACAAAAACGTAAAAAATTAAAAGAATTCTTTATGAATGAAAGTTATGATTTAGATTAA
- a CDS encoding deoxyribonuclease IV, translated as MIKIGSHISFSKPNYLAGAAQESIENGANCMMIYLGAPQTTFRVSEANYRLEEYKRLYSNKILPEDIVIHAPYIVNPSNPSKANFAIEFLVKEIERMNYIGAQYLVLHPGTHTTYTIEEAKKSLIKSLKSIINKTKNVIITLETMAGNGSNYCNTFEILRDIIKEVNSDRVAICLDTCHVWDANYNIKKYDEFKKYLKENHFLELIKVIHLNDSKNDINSRKDRHANINKGYIGLDTLRNFVFDKDFDNIPIILETPYIGNKPPYKEEIALLLNKQEPTLF; from the coding sequence ATGATAAAAATAGGAAGTCATATTTCGTTTTCAAAACCAAATTATCTAGCCGGGGCCGCTCAAGAATCAATAGAAAATGGAGCAAATTGTATGATGATTTATTTAGGAGCTCCACAAACAACATTTAGAGTTTCAGAAGCAAATTATCGATTAGAAGAATACAAGCGACTTTATTCCAACAAAATTCTACCAGAAGATATTGTAATTCATGCCCCTTATATAGTAAATCCTTCCAATCCATCTAAAGCTAATTTTGCTATAGAATTTCTTGTAAAAGAAATTGAACGAATGAATTACATAGGTGCTCAATATTTAGTATTGCATCCTGGCACACACACAACATATACTATTGAAGAAGCGAAAAAAAGTTTAATTAAATCATTGAAAAGTATTATTAATAAAACTAAAAATGTAATTATAACACTTGAAACAATGGCTGGTAATGGCTCTAATTATTGCAATACATTTGAAATTTTGAGAGATATTATAAAAGAAGTAAATAGCGATAGAGTCGCTATATGTCTTGATACTTGTCATGTTTGAGATGCAAATTATAATATTAAAAAATATGATGAATTTAAAAAATATTTAAAAGAAAACCATTTTTTAGAACTTATTAAGGTTATTCACTTAAACGATTCTAAAAATGATATAAATTCTAGAAAAGATAGGCACGCTAATATTAATAAAGGATATATTGGTTTAGATACATTAAGAAATTTTGTTTTTGATAAAGACTTTGATAATATTCCTATTATTCTAGAAACACCTTATATTGGTAACAAACCTCCTTACAAAGAAGAAATTGCTTTATTATTAAATAAGCAAGAACCGACGTTGTTTTAA
- the msrB gene encoding peptide-methionine (R)-S-oxide reductase MsrB yields the protein MINKIYLAGGCFWGLQAYFSKIKGIIKTTVGYVNGNTNDTNYQNIKNTDHAEAVEIEYNDNIINIAEILDRFMLLIDPYSLNRQGNDIGRQYRTGIYYLNDYDRKCANLTIKIYEKNHNNKKTVIEIQKLANFIKAEDYHQNYLDKNPNGYCHINLDILNQPLAKFNKINNDEIQKLNLDELILNIMLNKNTEKPFSSILNENTQSGIYVDIISKEPLFLSEDKYDAGCGWPSFTKPIMTDSIKYELDNSHYMNRIEALSNIQNSHLGHVFNDGPKNKGSLRYCINGATLKFISIKNLENSIYEKYLPYFKEIVNNQK from the coding sequence ATGATAAATAAAATATATTTAGCAGGAGGCTGCTTTTGAGGGCTCCAAGCTTATTTTTCAAAAATTAAAGGAATAATTAAAACAACTGTCGGATACGTGAACGGGAATACAAATGATACAAATTATCAAAATATTAAGAATACCGACCATGCAGAAGCAGTTGAAATTGAATATAATGACAACATTATTAACATAGCAGAAATATTAGATCGTTTTATGTTATTAATAGATCCATATTCTTTAAATAGACAAGGAAATGATATAGGTCGACAATACCGAACTGGAATATATTATCTAAACGATTATGATAGAAAATGTGCTAATTTAACAATCAAAATATACGAAAAGAATCACAATAATAAAAAAACAGTAATAGAAATTCAAAAATTAGCTAATTTTATTAAGGCAGAAGATTATCATCAAAACTATTTAGATAAAAATCCAAATGGATATTGTCATATTAATTTAGATATTTTAAATCAACCATTAGCTAAATTTAATAAAATAAACAATGATGAAATACAAAAGTTAAATCTAGATGAACTTATTCTTAATATAATGTTAAATAAGAATACTGAAAAACCATTTAGTTCAATCTTAAATGAAAATACACAATCAGGCATTTATGTCGATATTATTAGCAAAGAGCCACTATTTTTAAGTGAAGATAAATACGATGCCGGATGTGGTTGGCCTTCATTTACTAAACCTATTATGACCGATTCAATAAAATATGAATTAGATAATTCTCATTATATGAATAGAATAGAAGCTCTTTCTAATATTCAAAATTCTCATTTAGGACATGTATTTAATGACGGGCCTAAAAATAAAGGATCTTTAAGATATTGCATTAATGGAGCAACATTAAAATTTATAAGCATAAAAAATTTGGAAAATTCTATTTATGAAAAGTATCTTCCATATTTTAAAGAAATTGTGAACAATCAAAAATAA